The following DNA comes from Nitrospira sp..
TGGTGGATGGGTTTGAAGGCTCCCACTACCGTGTTTTCTGTCGGTGCTGTTTGAATGGTGGCGAGATTGCAGATGAGGCCATGCCCACGAATCGTTATGTGGCGTCGTTCTCCCAAGAGTCGGCTGATACGTTTCTGGTCGAAAATAGATACATGCACAGGGGCAATATATGAAAACAGTTGGAAGCTTGGGCAGATTATTCTTCGGGTTCATGGGCTTGCTGGCGGTTGGCTTATGCGCCGGCTGTAGTGGCGGTGGTGGCGATGCCGGTGGTGGCGATGCCGGTGGTGGTGCCGGCAGCGCACAGGCAGGCGCCCTCAGCGTGTCTCTGACCGATGCACCGGCCTGCGGTTTCGATGAAGTGAATGTCACCGTCAGCAGAGTGAGAGTCCATCAGAGCGACTCGGCGAATGAAAACGCCGCCGGTTGGACCGACATCACTCTCAATCCCCCGCGTAGAATCAATCTGCTGAATCTGAATGATGCCACGCAGCCCAATTTGGCTCTGGAAAGCCTCGGTGAAACGCCCTTGCAGCCAGGACATTACACCCAATTGCGTCTGGTGCTGGTCGAGAATAACGGCAGCAATCCACCTGTCAATTCAGTCGTCTTGTCAGGACCGCCACGAAATGAAATCCCCCTCGATATGCCCAGCGCAATACGATCGGGGATTAAATTAATCCGCCCGTTCGATGTAGGGGCCGGGCAACATGTCGATCTGTTGCTCGACTTTGATGCTTGCAAATCCATTGTCAGGCGCGAAAACGGGACCTACGGGCTCAAGCCGGTGATCAAGGTCATTCCATTTGCGCTGAATGGCATCGAAGGTTTTGTCGACACCGCTCTGCTTGGCAGCCATGTCGTCGTGTCGGCTCAAGTCAACAGTGCGATCATCCGGGCAACGGTGCCGAATCCCAATACCGGAAGATTCCTGCTCGCCCGTCTGGATCCGGCCAACTACGACGTCGTGATTGCCGCGGATGACCGTGCGACTAAAGTCGTCGCAGGAGTGCCGGTGGCAAGCACCACAAGCATCACGACCATCAGCACGAACGCAATGCCGGCTCCGCCGATCACGTTGCAGCCCTCCACATCCCAGAGCATGAACGGCACCGTGTCGGTGAGTCGGTCGGATGATGGCGACGCCGTCATTGTTGCAGCGACGCAATCGTTGACCGGTGGTCCTGTCGTGACCGTGAGATCGCAGGTCGCCACAACACTCACGAGTACGCCGCAGACCGGCGACTACGGGTACAACCTGACCCTCCCCATTGCCCGGCCTTGGCTTGGCTCGTTCAGCACGCCTCTCCCGATCCTGTTCACGGAGCAGCTGGTAGCGGTGGCAGGTGTATATACTGTCCACGGCTCCGCCCTGACCCCTACCATTGTGTATGCAACCCAGACTCCACCGCCATCGCCCGTGACTATTACCGGAGAGCATACAACGCAAGTCTTCACCTTGACGCCGTAAGTGATCAGTTGCTGAGCGGAAGGCGGCGACCGTCAGCTGAGTCGCGC
Coding sequences within:
- a CDS encoding DUF4382 domain-containing protein; this translates as MKTVGSLGRLFFGFMGLLAVGLCAGCSGGGGDAGGGDAGGGAGSAQAGALSVSLTDAPACGFDEVNVTVSRVRVHQSDSANENAAGWTDITLNPPRRINLLNLNDATQPNLALESLGETPLQPGHYTQLRLVLVENNGSNPPVNSVVLSGPPRNEIPLDMPSAIRSGIKLIRPFDVGAGQHVDLLLDFDACKSIVRRENGTYGLKPVIKVIPFALNGIEGFVDTALLGSHVVVSAQVNSAIIRATVPNPNTGRFLLARLDPANYDVVIAADDRATKVVAGVPVASTTSITTISTNAMPAPPITLQPSTSQSMNGTVSVSRSDDGDAVIVAATQSLTGGPVVTVRSQVATTLTSTPQTGDYGYNLTLPIARPWLGSFSTPLPILFTEQLVAVAGVYTVHGSALTPTIVYATQTPPPSPVTITGEHTTQVFTLTP